The following proteins come from a genomic window of Megalobrama amblycephala isolate DHTTF-2021 linkage group LG1, ASM1881202v1, whole genome shotgun sequence:
- the LOC125247525 gene encoding uncharacterized protein LOC125247525 isoform X2 — translation MADQCDLCLLGLIILSSLLTGTSGVDYAHVFISSGENVHLPCNNALSDCKSTTWIYNRHSAADEIIVLGIKRKDRERHERLSLGSDCSLNIKNVTKEDYGFYICRQYVNNKQQGTEAHVNLHVLHVSVSPSSSSSSSSSSSSQTEISPGHSVTLSCQLYSYEFPCDILVRYEGLQLLWVNQAGVDLKTDSRYQILFSSDHCNITLTTTLLNEDDNREWRCQLTLRNQLKASVRYTVKYSASETEVSVTAGSLFRVIVMIVEMAVFAAPTVILLQIICARRAGRKDSQHPEEIEMPTILQ, via the exons GTACCAGTGGAGTGGATTATGCTCATGTGTTCATCAGTTCTGGTGAAAATGTCCATCTGCCCTGTAATAATGCTCTTTCTGACTGTAAATCAACTACATGGATCTATAACAGACATTCAGCAGCAGATGAGATTATTGTTTTAGGGATAAAGagaaaagacagagagagacatgAGAGACTGAGTCTGGGGTCTGACTGCTCTCTGAACATCAAGAACGTCACTAAAGAAGATTATGGATTTTACATCTGCAGACAATATGTGAATAACAAACAACAAGGAACTGAAGCGCATGTTAATCTGCATGTTCTTCATG TTTCAGTctctccatcatcatcatcatcatcatcatcctcatcatccTCACAGACTGAGATCAGTCCAGGTCActctgtgactctctcctgtcaGTTGTATTCATATGAATTCCCCTGTGATATTTTGGTCCGTTATGAGGGACTTCAGCTGTTGTGGGTGAATCAGGCTGGTGTTGATCTGAAGACAGACTCCAGATATCAGATATTATTCTCATCAGATCACTGTAACATCACTCTGACtacaacactcctgaatgaagaTGACAACAGAGAGTGGAGATGTCAGCTTACTCTCAGAAATCAACTCAAGGCCTCAGTCAGATACACTGTCAAGTATTCAG CATCAGAAACTGAAGTCAGTGTGACTGCTGGATCATTATTCAGAG TGATTGTGATGATTGTTGAGATGGCAGTGTTTGCTGCTCCTACTGTGATTcttcttcagatcatctgtgcaAGAAGAGCTG GGAGGAAGGACTCGCAGCACCCAGAGGAAATAGAGATGCctacaatattacaataa
- the LOC125247525 gene encoding uncharacterized protein LOC125247525 isoform X1, protein MADQCDLCLLGLIILSSLLTGTSGVDYAHVFISSGENVHLPCNNALSDCKSTTWIYNRHSAADEIIVLGIKRKDRERHERLSLGSDCSLNIKNVTKEDYGFYICRQYVNNKQQGTEAHVNLHVLHVSVSPSSSSSSSSSSSSQTEISPGHSVTLSCQLYSYEFPCDILVRYEGLQLLWVNQAGVDLKTDSRYQILFSSDHCNITLTTTLLNEDDNREWRCQLTLRNQLKASVRYTVKYSGPADTASETEVSVTAGSLFRVIVMIVEMAVFAAPTVILLQIICARRAGRKDSQHPEEIEMPTILQ, encoded by the exons GTACCAGTGGAGTGGATTATGCTCATGTGTTCATCAGTTCTGGTGAAAATGTCCATCTGCCCTGTAATAATGCTCTTTCTGACTGTAAATCAACTACATGGATCTATAACAGACATTCAGCAGCAGATGAGATTATTGTTTTAGGGATAAAGagaaaagacagagagagacatgAGAGACTGAGTCTGGGGTCTGACTGCTCTCTGAACATCAAGAACGTCACTAAAGAAGATTATGGATTTTACATCTGCAGACAATATGTGAATAACAAACAACAAGGAACTGAAGCGCATGTTAATCTGCATGTTCTTCATG TTTCAGTctctccatcatcatcatcatcatcatcatcctcatcatccTCACAGACTGAGATCAGTCCAGGTCActctgtgactctctcctgtcaGTTGTATTCATATGAATTCCCCTGTGATATTTTGGTCCGTTATGAGGGACTTCAGCTGTTGTGGGTGAATCAGGCTGGTGTTGATCTGAAGACAGACTCCAGATATCAGATATTATTCTCATCAGATCACTGTAACATCACTCTGACtacaacactcctgaatgaagaTGACAACAGAGAGTGGAGATGTCAGCTTACTCTCAGAAATCAACTCAAGGCCTCAGTCAGATACACTGTCAAGTATTCAG GTCCAGCTGACACAGCATCAGAAACTGAAGTCAGTGTGACTGCTGGATCATTATTCAGAG TGATTGTGATGATTGTTGAGATGGCAGTGTTTGCTGCTCCTACTGTGATTcttcttcagatcatctgtgcaAGAAGAGCTG GGAGGAAGGACTCGCAGCACCCAGAGGAAATAGAGATGCctacaatattacaataa